The Salmo salar chromosome ssa04, Ssal_v3.1, whole genome shotgun sequence genomic sequence ATGTTTCACACATTTCAAATCTGTTGTTGATCTAGAAAACATAAGCTTGTTGTCTCTGAAAACCTCCGGGCTCATGCTTGAAAAACTAAATCGGATTATTTTGATTCACGCTCCAGTTATCAGAACGAATCAATGGATGTGGCATCCTGAACAGCATAAGCAGCAAAACTTCTGTAAGTTAATATTCATTTGTTTTCGCAGTAAAACAGACCCCTGTGTTTATCATAAGGAGATAGCATCTAACTCGCAGTCTGTTCAGACACATTGTGCGGTAAATTCATTATCGGTGCCCATGTCCCTCTGCTAATCCTTGCACATAATTCGGAGGAGGTATACAATGGACTGACCTAGCAACAGCTCCGCATCGGGCCTTAGAACAGCCCATGGTCAGGAGTTATTCACACAATAATCCCCTGGTTCTCATGACTTACTGCTAAAACAGAGAAACTGACAAGCATCACATTTCTCATAGGCATTTTGATTTGGGAGCTGAGCTCAAGTCAAAGTGAATATGGAGAGGTGGACAGAGGGACGGTGACGCAACAAGGAAAAGGTGTAATAGGTCCATTTAGTCATCAATCATGGAGCCAGGAGAGGAAAACACAGCAAAACCAACAGTATAACAAGGGTTTAAAGCAAATTGAAAAGACTGTCAGTTATAGCCAGCAGATTGTTTTTCTTTAAAACAATGCTAATGTAAATGGGGCCTAGGGATTCTGCTTGGGAGAACAGGGCATTCACACTCACCTATACAAGTCACCTACTGTAGGGGACAAACCAATCCCGTGCACGCCTCAGTCACTGACTGTGAACTAAGGGGGGGATGCGCAATCCATTCAAAACCTCAGACAAAAAGGTATGGGATATAACATCATGCTTATTAGGCTAATTCGATGGTGAATTAACCCTGTTACCAtgcttccctctcccctcccctcacctcaccttacacacacacgccacaaccccaccaccttacacacacacgccacaaccccaccaccatacacacacacgccacaaccccaccaccttacacacacacacacacacacgccacaaccccaccaccttacacacacacgccaccaccttacacacacacacacacacacacacacacaccacaaccccaccttactcacacacacacaccacaaccccaccatacacacacacaccacaaccccaccatacacacacacacacacaccacaaccccaccatacacacacacacacacacacacacacacacacacacacacacacacacaccacaaccccaccatacacacacacacacacacacacacacaccacaaccccaccatacacacacacaccacaaccccaccatacacacacacacacacacacacacaaccccaccacacacacacacacaccaccacaccacaaccccaccttacacacacacacacacaccacaaccccaccatacacacacacacacaccacaaccccaccatacacacacaccacaaccccaccatacacacacacacacacacaccacaaccccaccatacacacacacacacacaccacaaccccaccatacacacacacaccacaaccccaccatacacacacacaccacaaccccaccatacacacacacaccacaaccccaccatacacacacacaccacaaccccaccatacacacacacacacacacacacacacaccacaaccccaccatacacacacacacacacacacacaaccccaccacacacacacacacacacacacacaccacaaccccaccttacacacacacacacaccacaaccccaccttacacacacacacacacacacacacaccacaatcccaccttacacacacacacacacaccaccacaatcccaccttacacacacacaccacaatcccaccttacacacacacacacacacacacaccgcaaccccaccttacacacacacacacacacacacacaccgcaaccccaccttacacacacacacaccgcaaccccaccttacacacacacacacaccacaaccccaccttacacacacacacacaccacaaccccaccttacacacacacacacaccacaaccccaccttacacacacacaccgcaaccCCACCTTACACCCACCACAACCCCACCTTACACCACAACATTTGTCGGTAAGGCGTCTATGTAGATCATTACACCATGCAAGGCACGCGTCGAGACAAACAGTCTACCACATAAGTATTTATAGGTTGCATCCATTATTTCCCTTGTGGGTCCTTCATctcaccctcttcctcttcctcaaaCGCATACACTAACTGTGAGCGTGACAGCAGAAGACGCCTGCCTTGCATAAGGCTCAAACGAGCACAAATTGAATATTCTCAACCTGGCGAAATGCAGCCGCCGTGGAAAAGCACAACACTGTCACATTAATCACAATCATCAGCCTTGTGATGTAACTCAGACAATTCAAGCGACTAGGCTTCCATTCAAAGTCCATTTGCACATAATGACCTGGAGAGTCAGTCCCACTACAAACCACTATTCAACTTCACTTAGGACCTGCCTTTTCTTAaccctgttattccatctcattAGATAGAAGACGCGTGttaatgttcacacacacacacacacacacacacttcacacagacACGTCACACACAGTAATGCATCAGGTTAATGGGGCAATCCCTTGTGACAACACAGTAGGCAGTGGAGGGTGAGAACAAACAAAAGGACACTTGGCCCCAGTAACAGTGTGATTCAGTAGACATGGCCACATCCCAGAACCACTGAACAGTGTCTTGTCTGGGAAAACATCCCAGGCTTGGAAGGTTCATATTCAATCTAGCCTTATATCTCACTGAAATTACACttgcaaaacacacacataggcctacacaaacATAGCAGCTGAACCATACCAACACAGATTATAAAAGCGGTGTTGACCGACATGTTTGTGGATTGTCAATATCTAAAAAAAAACTCTGAATACCATTTGCACAATCCAATACCTCTAATGCACTGTTAGATCTAAACGCCACTGGatccaaaaaacaaacaaaaaaacaatgaacAAGAGGGATCTAACAATGTCCCATTTCTACTTCCACAGGTGAATAACCAGCACAACAATGCCTAAATCCAACCCACAAATACTACACCCATACCTGGCACCACACCACTCAAAATCCTATTGGAAGCCTTCAAAGCAACGCTCCTCTCTAAAAGGGGTCCACCCAGACAGAACCGTACCCCCTCCTAAACTCAAGCCAAAGGTGACCAGAGCTTCCCTGAGACCCCCTGCCTGCCCTCTGACCCCACAAATTGTAGTCTGGCTGGCCGTGGTGATCGGCTCCTGTGTCTTCCCTGTGCTACTTGGCCCAGGCGTGTCCGCTGGAGAGACCTGGGGCATGGTCTCCATCTGTCCCTTCCACTGTGTGTGCCGAAACCTCTCAGAGTCTCTGAGCACGCTCTGCGTCAACAAGGGCCTGCTGTTCGTCCCTCCTGACATTGACCGGCGCACCGTGGAGCTCCGTCTGGCAGATAACTTCATCCTGGAGGTGGGCAGGGTGGACTTTGCCAACATGTCAGGCCTGGTGGAACTGACTCTGTCCAGGAACACCATCCACACCCTGCGGCCCCTGTCCTTCGCTGACCTGGAGAGCCTGCGCTCACTCCACCTGGACACCAACCGGCTGACCATAGTGGGGCCAAGAGACCTGTCCGGCCTGACCAACCTACAGCacctcatcatcaacaacaaccagctgaccGACGTCTCCGGCGAGGCCTTCGATGACTTCCTGCAGACGCTGGAGGATCTGGACCTGTCCTACAACAACCTGAGGAAGGTCCCCTGGGAGGCCATCCAGAACATGGCCAGTCTGCACACCCTCAACCTGGACCACAACCTCATAGACCAGATCGCTGAGGGCTCCTTCGGCGAACTCTACAAGCTGGCCCGCCTGGATATGACGTCCAACCGGCTGCAGACGCTGCCCCCCGACCCCTTGTTCTCCCGCTCCCAGACGGGCGTGGTCAGCCCCACGCCCTACAGCGCTGTCATCAGCCTGAGCTTCGGGGGGAACCCCCTGCACTGTAACTGTGAGCTGCTGTGGCTGAGGCGGCTGATCCGCGGCGACGACATGGAGACGTGTGCCACCCCCGTTCAGCTGGCCGGACGCTACTTCTGGTCCATCCCAGAGGAGGAGTTCACCTGCGAGCCTCCGCTCATCACGCGCCACTCCAACAAGCTGTGGGTGCTGGAGGGCCAGAGGGCCACGCTGAGGTGCCGTGCCATCGGTGACCCCGAGCCCATCATTCACTGGATCTCCCCTGACGACCGCATCGTGGCCAACTCCAGCCGCGTGTACTCCTACTACAATGGCACCCTGGACGTGCTGGTGACGCGGGCGCGTGACGACGGGGCTTACACCTGCATCGCCATCAACGCTGCCGGGGAGGctacagccctgatagacctcaAGATCATCCCCCTCCCTCACCGCGGCAACAACACTGTCCCCCTCACCAACTCTCGTGGAGACCCAGGCTCCTCAGACATTTCCAGTGGGAGAACAGGAGGGTCTGGAAGGAACGGGAAGGGTGGTGGTGGTTCTGTAAAGAACGccacaggagagggggagagcggagagaggggggatggagaagcCAGTACCAGTGAGCGTTTGGTGGGGGTCCTGGGGGTGACCGCCACCTCTGCCCAGGTTCGCTGGGTCCTGGGCCGTGCCACTGGGCCgtacctggtgtggatgtaccaGATCCAGTACAACTGCACTGCAGACGACGCCCTGGTGTACAGGTAAGCTCCTCTCAGTAACAAAGCAATTTGTGCACAACCTGAGAGCCAGTTCCCAATTGGCCAAGCATGAATAGATCATCTATGAGGCtagatgaaaaataaaaaaacaccccTATGTTCTCCTCTATTGTAACACTGTCGTGTTCAAAAACGCCCCTGTGGTTCTACATTTAGCAGAGTTCTCAGTGTTCTTGAGTCACAGGGACCAGGGGTGATGAACACGACACACCATCCTGACACATGAAACAAAGGAGAGCAGGCATAGTGGACTGTAAAAGAAGTATGAAAGAGGGCAAGGTATTTATAGAGGGAACGGAAGGGAGATGGGGCAGTGGAAGGAGAGAGCCTGAAGACTCGGGGGAAAAGGAGGATGAACTCCTTATAAGAGCGCAAGCTGCAGATCTGAGGACAGTGTCACATCCCATTCCGCTGACTGAAATGGAGATAAATAGGGAGATGGGGGGGGTTTGGGTCTAGGGAACACTGAACCCACTCACTTCAGTTTGTGGAAGTAGGGAGAGGTAGCTAAATAGAGATGCAGTGTTTTATATAAAATACTGAATGATTCTCAAGGACTTGTCAGGACATAGTGTCGACAAACAcacttacacgcacacacacactcggaaTGCTGTCAGAAGGAAAATGAAAAACAGGAAGAAAGCCGCCCAATCCGTCATTTCCAGCTCTCGCTCTCGTTTACCCACTCTCCGTTTGCCGCTTTTTCTTGGGAACTGCATCTCCAGCCTGTCATGTTCATGGAATAAGTCATCAGGAAACAGGTTGTTTTGTTCAAATCTAACACTCCTTGCACGAGAATCTATGTATGACCACGGacaatggaggggagagagagaaaatgaaaataaaaataagaacagGTAAGCGgtgcagacagagcagacagattgGAGCATTATAACGAGGTACTGCGCAGACAGATTGAAGTGATGGTTAGGCCAGCCTCATACCCTTCAGCAAGTAGCCAGGATGATTTAACACTTCATCCTTCTCCCCTGATGGGTATCAGACATGTTCTCAAAGAGGACAATGGGAATTGGCTCTATAATCGTTTCACGGCTCATAATTCCCTGACGACTCAAAAAGGACAGGTGAACTGCTTGTTAAGCCTTCCCGCGATCAAAGTAAAAGTACGCAAATACACCATTTCGGTGCCTAGTATATGCCAAGGCATATGTAGTCTTCATTGCTAAATAAAAGAGGGATGACAGCAAACATTAAGTTCTACCATCCCTGGGACTGCATCCCTAATTTGTTTGAACAGCATATCCCTTTGAGAGGTTTTCAATAGAGCTTACAATTCAAATGTTATTCACAGAATATAAACCCATGGAGATAATAGCTTGCACATTTGGAGTTAATGTTTCGAGTAAAGCCCATCTTTCCAATTTCCATTACAATGTCTGAATGTAAACAAGTAAACGTATTAAAGTGATTTGTAACCCAAAGCTAGAGATCATTTGAGAATAGTGTGGAGGAATGGAGGTAGAGCAAGGGCTCAAGGAAGGTTAACTGCCAGCCAGGTGAGATTAAAAAAGTAGGGAGACGGAGTCAAAGATTTAAGACGGCGAAGTGTTTGCCGCATCTTCCGCTTCCTGGCGTAGATTGTTTAGCTCATTGGGGTGTGAGTATGTGTCATCACCTTGGTCTTGACTAGCTCATTGCTTGGCATGACACGTTTCTGAGGGGTGGGGAAAGTTTGGGGAAATAAACTCCGGTAAAGTCGGGCCTCCTGTTACCCTGAATATCCTTCATAGTCTCCATTACCCTTCTCCCTCTACAGCAGAGTATTATTGATTAAGGCCATTTACACAACAAAGGAGCAGATCAGACGCCTCCTCCCTCTAGCTGGCTGCACATTATCATCATTAGCGCTTAGGCGTTGTACTGTAGATTATTGCATTTCATTCGATTTATCTCCCTCTCCAAGCCGCTTTCAGATATCCTCTTTCTCTGCTCAGCAAATGGCTCAATGTCCTTTTCTTTtgtacacccccacccttccctGTCTGTTAGAATTCTGCCGCCTACAAGCAACTCTTTCCTGCTGAAGAACCTGGTGTCTGGAGCAGACTACAGCCTGTGTGTCCTGGCCATCTTTGACGATGGGGTGTCCACCCTGGCCACCACCAAGGTCCTAGGCTGCACCCAGTTCAGCACCAAGGAGGACTTCCCAGAGTGCCGATCCCTGCAGGCCCACTTCCTGGGCGGCACCCTGACGGTCATGGTGGGCGGGGTCATCGTGGTAACACTGCTGGTGTTCACCGTGGCGATGATGGTAAGGCACCGTGTCTGTGGAGACTGCCGAGACGAGGGCCACTACCCTGCTCATCACCATGACGACTTCCTGCCCTCCAAGGAAGGAGTGGATGTTTACGCTCAGACCAACGGAAACGGGAGCGTGATGATGGTGGCTCTGCCCAACAACATTCTTGGCCAACAGGCTAAGCCGCTGCCGTTGAAAACCAAACCCCAAGCCAAGAACAAGCCCGGGAAACTGCCCAAGCCAAAGCTTGACTCAGATCAGCTCAGTGGGGAGGGAAAGGGTGAGAAGCCAGGCCTGGAGGTGGCCGTCAGGGGGAAAGGATTCCCCCCTTTCACccttgagagtgagagagtgacacTGTACTACTCCCCTGCCAACACCTCCCAGACCTTACCCCATCCCCGAGCTCACAAGGCCCCGAGACACTCAGGCAAGCTCAAGCTGCGCCGCtctgaggagaaggagagagacttggaCAAAATGGTGGGCTCCATATGCAGCCTAGGCTCTGAGGCCCAGGGAGAGGAGTCGGAGCGCGTGAAGGACTCGAGAGGAGATCGCCCGCCACTAGGGCCGACACGCAGCTGCTCCTTTGACGTGGGCGAGATCACCACGACAACCTGCTACGGATATGCAAAGCGACTAAGTGTGATATGGACCAGGAGGAGCCAGTCGGTGCAGGGCATGCTGGTCCAGTGTGCCTCAACAGCCAGTTCAGCGAGCAGCACAGGCAGCGACCACACGCCTGCCCTCACACATGGCTACCTGCACGCCTACAACACCTCCACCTCCAACTCTAAGTCCAGTGACGCTGACAACATCGGAGACCTGGAAGAGAGTGTTTTATAGGGTGAAGATGACAGAGGGACAAAAAGGAACAAAACAAAGACTGAAATGGATAAATTGACAGTGGACAGGTGGACGTAAAAGCCATTTGGCTTAAAAAAGACAAGAAactatgaacgcacacagtgcATTGCACAAGGAACATAACACATGGTGAAGGAGCTAATACCACGTATGGTGTGGACAGATGGGAGTGACAACTATTGTGAAAGAAAATAAGGTATAATGATGTCTGCTGGTCTAAAGCTGTAAGATACCGACTACCCAAACGCATGGGGATTACAACCTGAGACTTGTTTCAACAAGATATCTTAAACAATTAATGAATTACTACAGTAAATAAATCAACCACCAGTCCACAGCAGCGTCTCGACTTTGAATGCCAAACCGCCGAGGAAATCAGGCCTCAAACTGGTACACGAGACAACTGTGATAATCAGATGCCAGTCAATTATCATGTTTGTTTGCAAAGAGCAGGAAGCAGCCTATCTGCAAACACAGAGGTGTTTGTTTAgctgagagagggagcgagagagatggggagaataAGGGGTAGAGACACTGGCTGGGGGGAGCAGAAGCGATGCCTGGCGTCAGGGAGGAGCTCGGAGATAACGCAGTAGACAGGGAGTTGGTTCATGCTACGTCTATTGACGCCATCTGTCATGTACTTTTCTGTTTTATACATTCATAGCCGCAAAAGCCCCGTCGAGCTCAATTAGCATGAGCTGTGTGATTGAGTGGCcgatacacacattcacacataagTGAGACGACAAGGAGATAGTGTGAGAGAAGTGTGCGCATCCATTTCCTCTTTTCTTGCCAGAGGCAAACTGCTGACCTGTTTCAGCCAATTAAAAAAAATGCTGATTGGAGAattcacacaaacacaatgtGAACTCTGCCCAGCGGTGCTGCAACTACTGACCCGCGGTTCTACAACCAACCATTGTTCACATCGTAGAGCCCAGATATGTCATGTTCTGCTGACAAGTCCAGTTAATATCTGGGCCCATATAcacaaagcctctcagagtaggagtgttgatctaggatcagtttggccttCTAGCTCATAATAAATACAGTTATATGGACAGCTgggtacctgatcctagatcagcacttgtaatctgagacgctttgtggacaACGGGCCCAGATTGGCAGATCTTGGTGGTTATTTTAGAAACTACTATAACATCTTCCCAGTTAAACAGGACCAGCTTGGGTAAAGCTAGAGTGTTCTAAGATGTAGATACAATTGTGCCGTTAAGTTCAGGACGAGTTCAACATCTCGGAAATAGCGCAGACATCCCCAATAGGCTGGATAAGAAAGTAAAGCAGTTATTTTAAGTAGTCATTATATCCTTTAGTGTCGTACGATCCAAGTCATTCACCCCGGCAGGCCGTTTTCTATCCCTGCATATAAAACCCCTGCTGTGAGCATTAGTCGACCGATATAGCCCTCTGTAGTGCGGGCAACCTTTATTTTTTTCATCCAAAGAAAGTTTTTTTCAATTCAGTCAAGCTTGTTTTATTCCAACGTTTGTAAACAACGCAAATGTAAATAAACACTGTATAGCTTCAACATGGTTCAAAATATTACTTTGATATAATTGATGGTCAGTCCTTACACGCCTTGTTCTTTTTGTCATTACAACTGTACCGATAGCAGCACAAACAGGCTTCAGCGTATCCATGTCTGGACACCAACGCCGCCCTACCTTGACGAGCTAAACACCTTTTTTCTCTCACGCTTTGGGCATTACGACTGAGCTGCGTTGGTGGGACGATGTTAAGGGTAGCTGCAATTTCTTCATCGACgggcaaaaaaataataattgtaatctgcccccccccccccctcaaacgTCTTCCCGAGGCGTCGCCTGTGAGACAGCCAGACGGAAAACCATTTTAAGTGACAGCATTGACTTTTTCCATCTCAGATGTAGAGCCAAGGTGTTTTCTATTCACAACTGGAGACTTGAGCAGAAAAACACGGTAATTCAACAGGACAGACGAGCATTCTTACTCTCCCATTTGAATTGAAAATATATACTCTGCCACGCTGAAGCACCTCTACCCCAGCCACACCCTATGATCAGAGGAGACAAGTGTGTGGGTGGATGTCTGTTTGCGAGAGAAAGTGGTTGAGAGACTGACACTCATTCCACATAAAACCACCAATATGAATTTCAAAATCTTAAAAGAGGCACCTTCATCCACCACAATCAGTCTACTTTTCTTTTTTTACGTGAAATGACCATTTCGACAAGCTAGGCTTCGTCACAATATAAAGACAGAACTCGAACAGTACTCTGGATGTTTTGTGGTTGGTTCCTTGAGGGAATCACAACCCTCCTAAAAGAACATGCTGTGGAAATCAGTAGCAGATGCAAATTGGGAAATTAATGTAGCCGTACAATTCAGTACAATTCTATTTGTGTGCGAGAGACAAATGTGCGAGAcaggtacagagggagggagagagcgagggggagagagaatgagcgTTGGAGGGCTTGAGTATTATTCATGCAAATGACTCATGTACATGCATGTTTAAGTGGTCAGTAACAGACTGCTGCATACATCATTAAAATCCTTGTTTATCTGCTACCCTGGTCCTACAAATGTCTCCTCATCACTAAACTGCATAGAGAGACTGTTTGGGGAGGAGCAGTGTGGGGTGTTAGTGTGGAGGGGAGGTAAGCAGACAGGGGTATGATGACAATAAGTGTCACAGCTGTGAAATCCTTAGATCCTTATTGAATGCCCCTAATTCACAATCCCGCTTTGAAGCAGAGTGCGGCAACGATTTCAACTCCCAGcgactaaaaaataaaaaaaaacacataatcaTAAAAATCACATATGTTCATCTGAGCGAggtaagaaaaaaaagaaaatggataATTTGTCTCTAGCCTGCCTGCACacaacatcctcctcttctctttaaGCAGCCTCCCACTCATCTCAATTTCACACAACTGCTCTCCCCATCTCGCTACCCCCTGCTTCATTTCGCTATATCTCCCTCTAACACCAGTCACACCTCTGGGAACCATTTAGCGCAGATTAGGGCTTCAAAGTCCCTTGTAAAACCACTCTTCCTGCTCGACACAATGTTTGGTATGGACCACGAGCCACATCGTCAGATTCTACACGTAAAGGAAGGGAGTAGTTACACAAGCTGGCAATAACCTGTGCTCCCGTCTCAATTGTTCAAGACCCTTGTCTTCGCtctcatccgtgtgtgtgtgtgtgtgtgtgtgtgtgtgtgtgtgcacgcataaccgaggggagggcgagagagggagggcgaggagGTGGTAGGAGAAAGGGGGACACAATAGATAAAACTGATGGTGGGCACAGGAATCCTCCAGTAGGACCCAAGAGAGTCATTTTCTAGAGCACGAAAGGCACGATTTCTATCTGCAGATGAGAGAGGGGGTCAGAAAACTCCATTTAAAGCCAATTTATAGTCCAGCTGCAAAATGAGACAGAGCTACGTGTAATGGACATTGGGTTGGTACTGTTGGTTAGTCTTCCCAAGGTGCACCGGCATCCCTACAGTACACCGCAAAGCTATTAGCACAACAGTACAGTGGACATGAGCACTGGAATACCTGAGATCTTGCTGAAGCACAACTTCGGAGAGTCAGAGTCTGTTCCCTACGCCCAGAAAAGACATTGTGGGATTTACTTTTTGACAGGATTTCAACATGTTTACGGATTTTTCCCCCCCATCAAATCATGAGGGATTTGGTAAAACATGACACCTGTGCTGCCTAGGGCTAGGGTAGTATCACAGTTTGACAGTTTTTCCCTGTCAATATGTTGCGCTTGTAAATATGGGCAGATGTTGGCAGCAAGTCCTCTGGTTCCTAACACCTAATGATGCTGGTGAGGAAACGACTTGGCTCTTATTTGAACAGGTAATTAAATCTCTGGTGGTGTCAGTGCTAAATAAATGAGCTATTTGAAGCTGCTTAATAAAAGAGACACTGCTGCGGCCTGATGGGATTTGAGTGGCCTTCCTCTACTGGGAGGAACAGCATGAGAGATGGCCAAATGGGAAAGGAGGGATgcatgatgggggggggg encodes the following:
- the lrfn4a gene encoding leucine-rich repeat and fibronectin type-III domain-containing protein 4; amino-acid sequence: MPKSNPQILHPYLAPHHSKSYWKPSKQRSSLKGVHPDRTVPPPKLKPKVTRASLRPPACPLTPQIVVWLAVVIGSCVFPVLLGPGVSAGETWGMVSICPFHCVCRNLSESLSTLCVNKGLLFVPPDIDRRTVELRLADNFILEVGRVDFANMSGLVELTLSRNTIHTLRPLSFADLESLRSLHLDTNRLTIVGPRDLSGLTNLQHLIINNNQLTDVSGEAFDDFLQTLEDLDLSYNNLRKVPWEAIQNMASLHTLNLDHNLIDQIAEGSFGELYKLARLDMTSNRLQTLPPDPLFSRSQTGVVSPTPYSAVISLSFGGNPLHCNCELLWLRRLIRGDDMETCATPVQLAGRYFWSIPEEEFTCEPPLITRHSNKLWVLEGQRATLRCRAIGDPEPIIHWISPDDRIVANSSRVYSYYNGTLDVLVTRARDDGAYTCIAINAAGEATALIDLKIIPLPHRGNNTVPLTNSRGDPGSSDISSGRTGGSGRNGKGGGGSVKNATGEGESGERGDGEASTSERLVGVLGVTATSAQVRWVLGRATGPYLVWMYQIQYNCTADDALVYRILPPTSNSFLLKNLVSGADYSLCVLAIFDDGVSTLATTKVLGCTQFSTKEDFPECRSLQAHFLGGTLTVMVGGVIVVTLLVFTVAMMVRHRVCGDCRDEGHYPAHHHDDFLPSKEGVDVYAQTNGNGSVMMVALPNNILGQQAKPLPLKTKPQAKNKPGKLPKPKLDSDQLSGEGKGEKPGLEVAVRGKGFPPFTLESERVTLYYSPANTSQTLPHPRAHKAPRHSGKLKLRRSEEKERDLDKMVGSICSLGSEAQGEESERVKDSRGDRPPLGPTRSCSFDVGEITTTTCYGYAKRLSVIWTRRSQSVQGMLVQCASTASSASSTGSDHTPALTHGYLHAYNTSTSNSKSSDADNIGDLEESVL